The region CCTCCTTGATGTAGGCGATGCGGGTCTTAAGCTGCATTGCGGGGCGGAGATCGAGAGTTTTGTGCATCTCGTGGGAAGGCGGCAGACCGTAGATGATAATGCCCGGCCTGACGGTGTTGAAGTGGCCTTTCGGCAGATCGACGGTCGCGGCGCTATTGGCGGCCGCGACGTAAGTCAGGCTGTTTCTGGCGGTAAGACGGTCCACGGCGGACCGGAAAGCGGCGAGCTGTTTCTCGGCGTAGCTCTTATCGGTCGCGTCGGCGGATGCGAGGTGGGTGAAGACGCCCACCAGTTCCACGCCGGGACTGGCCTGGATGTACTGGCGGAACTCCTCTACCTGCACCGGGGCCACGCCGATGCGGCCCATGCCCGTATCGGTCTTCAGCACGACGCGGCAGCGGCGTCCCGCATCGCGGGCGGCGTGGGAAAGAGCCTTGATACTGTCCATGGTGGCGACCGTGGCGATCAGGTGGTAATCGACGACCAGTTTCGCCTGCTCCGGAAGGGTAAGGCCGAGAATAAAGATCGGTACAGCCAGACCGGCGCCCCTCAGCTCGGCGCCCTCTTCCGCGAGGGCCACCGCCAGGCAGTCGGCGCCGGCCTCCAACGTCGCCCGGCTTACCTTGACAGCCCCATGCCCGTACGCGTTCGCCTTGACGACGGCTATAAGCTTGACCGCCGGGCCAACGGCCTCGCGTATCTGGCGGACGTTGTGGCGGATTGCCGCCAGATCGATCTCGGCGTAGGTTGGGCGCATACTAACCTCTCCCATTGCTTTTTTCCCCTATCGACAGACCGTGTTTACGAAGCTTTTTCAGGACCGCGGTATGGGACAGCCCGAGAACGGCTCCGATCTGCCGCGAAGTCCGGTAGCGCTTGAGAGCCTGCAGCAGCACATCCCGCTCCACCTCGTCCAGCGTTTCCGCCAGCGGACGTTCGGGAGCGGCTGCGCCCCGCGGCGAAGGTGTCTGAGACTGGTCGAGGACGATATGACCGGTGAGAATGATCTTGTCGCGCACGATATTGACCGCCCGCTCGATCACGTTCTCGAGCTCGCGGATGTTGCCCGGCCAGTGGTAGGCTGCCAGCTTGGCGAGGGCCGTCTCGCTGATCGCTTCGACAGGCTTCTGCAGCTTGGCGGCGAATCTTTTGATAAAAAACTCCACGAGCAGGGGGATGTCTTCCTGGCGTTCCCGGAGGGGCGGCAGGAAAAGGGGGATGACGTTGAGGCGGTAATAAAGATCTTCGCGAAAAGCCCCCCTGGCGATCAGATCTTCGAGATGGCGGTTGGTCGCCGCCAATATCCTCACATTGACGGTGTTTTCCCGCGTCCCCCCCAGGCGGCGCACCTTGCCGTCCTGCAGCACCCGCAGCAGCTTGGCCTGGAGGTGGGAGGAAAGCTCGCCGATCTCGTCAAGGAAGATAGTGCCGTTGTTGGCAAACTCGAACAGGCCCTGCTTGCCGCCCTTGACCGCGCCGGTGAAAGACCCCTCCTCGTAGCCGAACAGCTCGCTTTCCAGCAAAGTATCGGGAACTGCGGCGCAATTGAGGGGCACGAAAACCTTGTCCGCCCGCGGGGAGGCGGCATGGATGGCGCGGGCGAACAGCTCCTTGCCGGTGCCCGTCTCGCCGCGGATGAGCACGGTGGAATCGCCGCGGGCGATGGTCTTCGCAATCGCGACCACTTCCTGCATGGCGGCGCTGGTATACAATATCTCGTCGAAGGTGAACGTCATCTGCCCGGTGACGGTATAGACCAGTTCGCGTACATCGCTGATGTCCTTGAGCACGGCCACCGCGCCGATTATCCTGCCCCGGGCTCCCAGGATGGGGCGGCCGCTGGCCAGATAGTGGCTCTTGGTCCTCTCCAGAACGATCTCGCGGTTGTTATACACCGCCCCTGTCCGCAACGTCTCAAGCAGGGGCAGGCCGGGGGAAATCTCGGCCAGGGGGCGGCCGATCACTTCCTGGTAAGGCAGGCGGACGATCTGTTCCGCCGCCGGGTTGTAGTGGGTAACCTCGCCGTGGTGATTTATGGCGACGATGCCCTCGCCCACCGAAGCCAGCACCGCCTTGATCTGCTCGGCCTTCTCCTGGTGGGGCATCAGGTCGATCTCGACCGCGTCGATGACCTGGGGGATCGACTTGAGCGCCTCGATGACCGAGCCCTTTTCCCCCGGGCTGGTCGTCTCCGTTTCCAGATAAACGGTGTTAGGCTCGACCTCCATCGTCACGATGTTGAAATGGCGGGCGGCCAGCACCTGCGAAATGTCGAGGACCAAACCGACCCGGTCGATGTTGGGGATGCGCAGACGCAGCAGTTGCACCGTCGGCCCCCTTCCATAAGGAATAATATTACCAAAATTATACGGCGAGCAGGCATTATCCTCCGCCTGGTACAACTTTTTTTGCCGGCGTGGTATACTAGACGATGAAATGGTAGTATAAACCAAACGCGGATTTTTATGAGACGGTGATATTATGCAACTTAATGAGATCGGCGAATTCGGCCTCATCGACCGCATAAAAGAAGGCGCCCTCGCCGACCCGTCCGACGTCGTGGTGGGAATCGGCGACGACGCCGCCGCCTACCGGCCCGGGCCGGGTCTTCTGCAACTGATAACAACCGACATGCTGGTGGAGAGCGTCCACTTCCTGCTCGACAAAACCACCCCCTGGCAGCTTGGCTACAAAGCCATCGCCGTCAACCTCAGCGACATTGCCGCCATGGGCGGCCGCCCGCGGCAGGCGGTCGTATCGGTCGGCCTGCCCGCGCACCTGTCGGTGGAGTTCGTCGTCGAATTATACGACGGTATGAAAGAAATCTGCCGCGAATTTGCTGTCAACATCATCGGCGGCGACACCGTCTCCAGCCCCCGCGGCCTCGTCGTCAACGTCGCCGTCACCGGCGAAGTGGCGCCCGCCCGCCTCTTGAGGCGCTCCGGGTCCCGCCCCGGGGACCTGGTCGTCGTAACAGGCACCCTCGGCGACTCGGCCTGCGGCCTCGACCTTTTGCGGCTGCCCGGCTGGGACGAGCGCGCCTTCGCCTGGCCGCTCGTCACCGCCCACCTCACGCCCCGCCCGCAGGTCGACACCGGCCTCCGGCTGGCGCCCTGGGGGGCCACCAGCGCCGACGACATCAGCGACGGCCTGGCCAGCGAAGCCAACGAAATCGCCAAAGCCGGCGGGGTCGGCATCAGACTCTACGCCGACCGCATCCCCCTTTCCCCCGAGCTTGTCGAGGCTGCGGCCATATTCGGCCGGCAGCCGCTCGACTACGCCCTGTTCGGCGGCGAAGACTTCGAACTGATATTCACCATCGGCCCGGAGCATTTCGACCGCATTACCCACAGAGGCGGCCTGACGGTCATCGGCGAGGTCACCCGCAGGGAAGACGGGGTCGTGCTCGTCACCGGCGGCGCCGCCCGTCCCCTCGAGCCCCGCGGCTACAACCACTTTCGCTAAAGGGAGAAACCATGCTGACAATAAAAACCCACGACCCTGCCGCCACCCGCGCCTTCGGCCGCACCCTCGGCCGGCTGCTGGGTAAGGGCGACGTCGTTTGCCTCACCGGCGACCTGGGGGCCGGCAAAACCCTTCTCGTCCAGGGCATCGCCGCCGGCCTCGGCGTCAGCGACGACGTGACCAGCCCGACCTTCACCATCCTGCAAGTCTACGAAACGGGGCGGCTGCCGCTCTACCACTTCGACCTCTACCGGCTCGACAGCCCGGAAGAACTCGACAACATCGGCTTCGCCGAATACACCGGCGGCGACGGCGCGGCTGTCATCGAATGGGCCGACAAGTTCCCGGCCGCCATGCCGGAAGAGCACCTGCTGATCGAACTCAACCGCGGCGACGGCGAGTCCGACCGCCGCATCCAACTGACGCCGGCGGGCGGCCGTTACCGCCTCCTGTGCGAGGAGCTGAGCGACAAATGCTGATACTGGCCCTGGACACCGCCAGCCTGGTCTCGAGCGTCGCCCTGGCCAAACCCGGGCGATTGCTGGCCGAAATCACCCTCCAGACACGAAAAACCCATTCCGAGCGCCTTATGCCCCACATCGAACAACTCCTGGCCCTGGCCGACACCGACAAAACCGCCATCGGCGCGATCGCCGTCAGCATCGGCCCCGGATCGTTCACCGGTCTGAGGATCGGCCTGGCCACCGCCAAAGCTCTGGCTTACGCCCTCGGCACCCCGATAGTCGGCGTGCCCACCCTGGCGGCGCTGGCCTTCGGCTGCCCCGTGCCGGGAGCAATCCTCGCCCCCACCATGGACGCCCAGAAAGGCAACATCTACATAGCCCTTTACCGCTGGCAGGACGGCGTCCTCGACGAAGTCAAGCCGCCGGCCGTCATGCCCCACGCCGCCGCCGCCGCCCTCCTGGCCGCGCGACCCGAACCGGCGCTGGTCCTCGGCGAAGCGGCGGAACTTTATCCCGACACCTTCCGCCAGGCGGCGGTAGCCCTCGCCGAGCCCCATGTCGCCATGCCGCGGGCCGGCAGCGTCGCCATGCTTGGAGCCGGGCTGCTGGCCGCCGGCGAGCGTCACGACGTAATGGCCGTCGAACCCCTCTACATCAGAAGGTCGGAGGCGGAGGAACTATGGGAGAAACGCCACGGATGCCAGCGCTGAACATCCGCGCGATGCAATTGCCCGACCTCGAAGCGGTGCTGGCGGTGGAGCAATCCTCGTTCCTCACCCCCTGGTCCAGGGAAGCGTTCGTTGCCGAGATCGAAGACAACGACCTCGCCTGCTACCTCGTCGCCGAGGCTGAAGGGCAGGTCGTCGGTTACGCCGGCATGTGGATAATCCTCGACGAGGCTCATGTAACCAACGTCGCCCTGCTGCCCGCCTTCCGCGGCCGCGGCCTGGGGACCAGGCTCATGGACACGCTGCGTCAGGTCGCCAAGGCCCTGGGAGCGGCCCGCATGACCCTCGAAGTCAGACCGTCCAACCACGAGGCCCGGCGTCTTTACGGAAAGCTCGGCTTCGCGGAGCGGGGCGTCCGGCCGGGCTATTACACCGACACCAAGGAAGACGCGATAATAATGTGGCTCGACGGGCTATAGGCAAAAAAAAAGAGCCACTTGGCGTGGCTAAGGGGTGATTGTGATATAGACTATGCCGGCGCCCCGCCAGTTGTTACCGGGCGCAATAATATAAAGGGGCGGCCGCAGCCGCCCCGTGGAACCTTAGGTGAGGTTGTTAGATTCATATTGCTCGATCATCTTGCGGACCATGTGGCCGCCAACGCGGCCGCAATCGGCCGAAGTCATAGTGTTCCAGCCCTGGGAGCGAACGCGCTCGGCAATACCCAACTCGGAAGCGACTTCGAACTTCATCTGATCAAGCGCGTTTTCGGCGGCAGGATTAACGGGTCTGTTCGAGCGTGCCATTTAAGTCCCTCCTTTCCTGGGCCATCTCGTTATTTGCCCAGTAGTATTTTGCGCTTATTTCCGGCGTGGATACATTGTAAATATTACTACCAAAAGGAGCGTCAGCCCTTGACCCTTATTCTCGGCCTTGAGACAAGCTGCGACGAAACATCGGCAGCCGTTGTAGCCGACGGACGGACAGTCCTGTCCAACATCATCTCCTCCCAGATCGATCTGCACCAGCGATACGGCGGCGTCGTGCCCGAAATCGCCTCCCGCAAACACATCGAAAACGTCATGCCTGTCGTCCACCAGGCGCTGGCCGAGGCCGGCGCGACACTCGCCGACATCGACGCCATCGGCGTAACCTACGGTCCGGGGCTGGTCGGCGCCTTGCTTGTCGGCGTCGCGACCGCCAAAGCCCTGTCCTTCGCCGCCGGCAAGCGGCTCGTCGGCGTCAACCATCTCGAAGGCCACGTCTTCGCCAACTTTCTCGCCGCCGCCGACCTGGCCCCCCCGCTCATCGCCCTCATCGTATCCGGCGGCCATACCTCGCTCGTAAAACTCGCCGATTACAACACCTTCCGTCTCCTGGGACAAACGCGCGACGACGCCGCCGGCGAGGCCTTCGACAAAGTCGCGCGGGTCCTGCGGCTGCCATACCCCGGCGGGCCGGAAATAGAAAAACTCGCCGCGCAAGGCAACCCGGAGGCGATCGCCTTTCCGCGCGCCCTGAGCGGCAGTGGCTGCGAATTCAGCTTCAGCGGCCTCAAATCGGCGGTCCTCAACCACCTCAACGCCGCCCGCCAACGCGGCGATACGGTCAACGAAGCCGACGTCGCCGCCAGCTTCCAGGCCGCCGTAGTCGACGTCCTGTCCGCGAAAACCGTGCAGGCTGCAAGGGAGGCCGGCATCGACAAAGTCGCCCTGGCCGGCGGAGTGGCCGCCAACGGCCGGCTCCGCGCCGAACTCGCCGCCCGCTGCGCCGACCATAAAATCTCGCTTCACTATCCGCCGCCCGTCTATTGCACCGACAACGCCGCCATGATCGCCTGCCGCGCCCACTACCAGCACCTGGCCGGCTGTTGGGCGGGCCTCGACCTCAACGCCGTTCCCTCTCTTAAGCTCGGCGAAAAACGCTGCTGATGCGTAAAAAAGAATTTTCTAACAATTGTGGATAATGTGATCAAAATGTAAAAAAATGACGAAGAACAACCCTGTAGCCTGTGGATAACCCTGTGAATTGTGTTGATAACACCGGGATGACTCGACGGTCACGGGGATAATGCCGGAAAAAATGGCGAGCCATATTCGTAAATGTCCGATTATGTCGGTGAGAATGTCGATTATTCACCATCGGCAGCGGATTTCGCCGGCCTGCCTAGCCCCATTAATACGTACGGCCGGCTTTGTAATGCCGGCCGATAATTTGCCGCCGCGAAACAGGAATTTCCCCGTTCGAGGTGGAATACTATCAAACTTAATACTCCGTAGGAGGTTCCCATGGGCATAGTAGGCGATGTCTGCAGGAAAACAACCGCCCTGACCGCGGAACAAATCGAGGCTCTCGAAGTCATGGCCGACGCCCTGCAGATCGCCGCCGATCTCGCTCACGCCCAGGTAACCGTATACGCCAGAGCCTCAGAGTCCTCCCTCCTCGTCATAATCGCCCAGGCCAAGCCGCACACCAGCTTTATCCAATACAGGCCAAACCTCCTCGGCACGACGGTCAGCGCCACCGAAGAACCCCTGATATGGCGGACCATCACCAGCGGTGAACACATCAGCGGCGAACGGGAGTGGGCGCTGGGCATGGAAGTCCTCGCCATGCAGACCTTCCCGGTCCGCGACGCCGCCGGCCAGACCGTTGCCACCGTCAGTTTCGAATTCGGCGTCGAAGACGACGCTGCCGGCGACCACGGCATCCTCATCGAAACAGCCTATCAATTCCTGACCTCGGCGCGCGTAGCCGCCGGCACGGTCTACCGTCCGCTTTCGGCCCGCGAAGGCATCATCATCCTCGATGACCGGGGGCGGGTAGTCTACGCCAACACCGCCGCCGCCAGCATCTACCGTCTCTTCGGCGTAGGGCGCATCGTCGGCCGCCGCGTCTACGACCGCAACGTCAACCTCCGCCTCGCTCTCAAAGCCGCCAGCACCCGCCAGCCGCAGGAGAACGAACTGGAAATCGGCAACATCGTCCTGGCCCAGCGGGCCATCCCCATCGTCCGCGGCGGCCAGACAATAAGCACCATCATGATCGTTGCCGACATCACCGAGGTCAAGAAAAAAGAAAAAGAACTTCTCATAAAATCGGCGGTTATCCAGGAAATCCATCACCGCGTAAAAAACAACCTCCAGACCATCGCCAGCCTACTAAGGCTCCAGGCGCGCCGCACCCCCTCAGCTGAAGTCAAGGCCGCCCTGCGCGAAAGCGTCAACCGTATCCTCAGCATCTCGGTCGTGCATGAATTCCTCTCCCAGCAGGACGCCGAATTCATCGACGTATCCGAAGTCGCCAAAAACATCCTCGACCTGGTCATTGAGAACATGCTCGAACCCGACTTCAACGTCCAGACAGTCTTCAACGGCCGGCGGATGATCCTGCCGTCCGACCAGGCGATAAGCCTCGCCCTGGCGATCAACGAACTCATCCAGAACTCCATCGAACACGGCTTCGTCGGCCGGCGCGAAGGAGTCATCGGCGTCGAAATCGCCGCCCTGAAAGACTCCTACCAGATCGACATCTGGGACAACGGCATCGGTCTGCCGCCCGATTTCGGCCGCAAAGAAACCAACAGCCTCGGCCTGCAGATCATCAGGACCCTCGTCGAAAACGACCTTGGCGGTACGTTCCAACTGCAGTCGCGGAACGGGACCAGGGCAAGCATAATCGTACCGTGCAGCACGGAGGGAGGATAACATGCAACCCTTACGCATCGTCATCGCCGACAACGAATCGATAATCCGCATGGATCTCAAGGAACTGCTCGAAGAAGCGGGCCACACCGTCGTCGGCGAAGCGTCCGACGGCGTCAAGGCGATCGAACTGACCCGCAGACACCGCCCCGACCTTGTCGTCATGGACATCAAAATGCCTGAAATGGATGGCATCACCGCCGCCAAAATCATCTCCAACGAAAAAATCGCTCCTGTGCTGCTCCTTACCGCTTTCAGCCAGAAGGAAATCGTCGAAAAAGCCAAAGACTCCGGCGTTCTGGCCTACCTCGTCAAGCCGGTCAAAGAAGCCAACCTCTTCCCGGCCATCGAAATCGCCCTGTCGCGGTTCCAGGAATTCGCCGACCTCGAACGGGAACTGGAAGAAGTCAAAAACTCGCTCGAGACCCGCAAAATCCTCGACCGGGCCAAGGGCATCCTCATGGACGCCTACAGCCTCAGCGAAAGCGAAGCATACCGCCGCATCCAGCAGTACAGCATGTCCAAACGCAAGTCGATCCGCGAGGTCGCCGAAGCGATCGTCGAAGCCGCCACCAAGAAATAACAAGAAATAATAAGATATACTTTATTGCAGCTCTTGCGTGAAAGACGCAATCGCGAGCGGCGATTTATCTTCCGCGCCGTGGACAGGCATCTAGAAGGAGAACATTTATGGCGAAACGTCGGTACGAAGTTCACCCCGTCTCCGGCAAAAACTCGCTGCGCTTCTGGCCCGACGCGGTCAGTCCCCTCAGGGTAATCTGGAACTTCACCATCATCTCCCTAGGCCGGATATCGCCTTCCTTCCACATCAAGAACTTCCTCTACCGCCTGTTGGGGGTAAAGATCGGCCAAAACGCCTCCGTAGGCCTCATGGTCATGCTGGACATCTTCTTCCCCGAAACGATCGAAATCGGCGACAATGTCATCATCGGCTACAATACCACCCTGCTCGGCCACGAATTCCTCAAAGACGAATGGCGCAAAGGCAAAATCGTCATCGAAAAAGACGTCGTCATCGGCGCCAACTGCACCGTGCTGCCCGGCGTCATCATCGGCGAAGGCGCGGTCGTCTCGGCCATGACGCTCGTCAACCGCGACATCCCGCCCCGCTCCTTCTACGGCGGCGTGCCAGCGCGGGACCTGAGGGCGGAAAAATGACAGCCCTCTTCTACCGACAATGGTTCTTGCTATCCCTCGTCGCCGTCAACGCCGCCGGCACCGTCTGGGGCGTCTTCTGGTACTGGGAGCAGCTCCTTGCCACACCGTGGTACTTCCTGCCCTTCGTGCCCGACTCCCCCGGGCATGCCGCCCTGTTCGGCCTCTTCATCTGGTGGCTGGCGTCCGGGCGGGCGGAACGCCTCGGCCCGGGGCGGACCTTCATCGCCTGGGCGGGCGTGCTCGGCGTAATCAAATACGGCCTCTGGACGACCGTCGTCATCAGCCAGTATCTCCTTGCCCAGGGCAGCCAGCCCGGCGTAGAGGACTGGCTGCTCTACCTCAGCCACGGCGGCATGGCGGTCCAGGGACTCGTCTACATGGGGCGGCTGCCGAAGGCGGCGATGCCGGCCGCCCTAACCATCCTGTGGATGTCGGTCAACGACTTCTTCGACTACATCCTCTTCACCCATCCCCGCCTGCCGCTGCCCGACCAATTCGCCGCCGCCGCGTGGACCAACATCCTGCTGACACTGCTGATTAGTTTGCTGGCGATATGGCTTTTCCGGCGCAAAACGACACAACCGGCCAGGGAATAAATCCCCGGTCGGTTGTTTTTTTTACCGGACCTGGCCGGCTAATCGGCCAGTTGCCGGCACAAGCCTTTGCCCCATTCGCCCATGGCGTTCAGGACCGGCATGAAGCTGCGGCCAAGATCGGTCAGGGAGTATTCCACCTTGGGCGGAACCTCCTTATAGACCTCCCGGTGGACAAGGCCGTCCTTCTCCAGTTCGCGGAGCTGCTGGGTCAGGATGCCCTGGGATATATTGGGCAACAGCTTCTGCATCTCGCTGAACCGCTGGGTTTTCTGGCTCAGGTGCCAGAGGATGATCAGCTTCCATTTGCCGGCGATGAGGTTTTGCACAAAAGTTATCGGGCAAATCTCCGCATGGTAAGGAATCTTTGCCTTATTCGGAATAACCACCGAGCCTCGTCCCTCCACAAAAGTATTATTATTAGTAGTATATCATAAAATTATGCGTACTTGCTATTTCCTGGGTGAAGATATATTATCCTCTTAGATTCTTTTAGTGGAAAGGATGAACATTGGATGAAAAAACTGGTAGCCCTTATGGGCAGCCCGCGCAAACAAGGCAACACGGCCACGCTGGTGGGGGAAATCATCCGCGGCGCGCAGGCGTCCGGGGCAGAGGCCGAAATCTTTAACCTGAACGAAATGAAAATCACGCCCTGTCAGAGTTGCTTCCACTGCCGGGCCAACGAAGAATGTGCGGTCAAGGACGACATGGAAAAGGTATATTCCGCCGTCAAGGCGGCCGACGCCGTGGTTATCGGGTCGCCGGTATACATGTTCCAGGTCAACGCTCAGACCAAGCTGCTGTTCGACCGGCTGTTCCCGATGATGGATGCCAAATTTCAACCGCGCCACGGCGTCAAGAAGACGCTCGTGGTACTCGCCCAGGGCAATCCTGACCCCGGCGCCTTCAAGGCCTCCTGGGACGCTAACGCCCAAGTCCTCAAAGTCATGGGCCTGGAGGTGACCGACACCCTCATCGCGGCCGGAGCCAACGACCCGAAAGCGGCCGGAGCCGATGCCGCCCTGATGGCCAAAGCCTTTCAGGCCGGACAGGAGCTTGTAAAGTAAACCAGATAAGCCCTATAAGCTGAAGCGGCAGGCGGTAACCTGCCGCTTCAGCTTTATCCCGTTCATATTCCGGCCGGTCCCGGCCGGGAAAATTACCCCGCCCGATGGCCCCGAGCGTGCATAAAAAACCACGCGGAGCAGAAAATACCAGGGATGTCCTGCCTGCATGCAAATTTTTTGTTAAAAAAGCCGAATTTACCCGCTGATGCTCTTGATTTTCCGCCGCGAATTATATATCATAATTTATGGAATTAGCACTCGCTCGCGGTGAGTGCTAACAAGAAGAATACATACTGATACAAATACAAAAGGAGGGTTTTTCCACATGATCAAGCCGTTAGGCGACAGGGTAGTCATCAAAGTTCTCGAAAAAGAAGAGAAGACCAAAAGCGGCATCGTCCTTCCCGACACCGCCAAAGAGAAGCCTCAAGAGGGCAAAATCGTGGCCGTAGGCACCGGCAAGGTGCTCGAAAACGGCCAGCGCGTGGCGCTCGACGTCAAGGAAGGCGACAAAGTCATCTTCTCCAAGTACGCCGGCACCGAAGTTAAAATCGACGGCCAGGAGTATCTCATCCTCAGCGAACGCGACGTTCTGGCGATTGTTGAGTAATATAAGGGGGTAAAAAAGAAATGGCGAAGCAAATTGTATTTGACGAAGAAGCCCGCCGCGCTCTTGAAAAGGGCGTCAACGCGCTGGCCAACACCGTTAAAGTGACCCTTGGCCCCAAAGGCCGCAACGTAGTGCTTGACAAGAAATTCGGCGCCCCGACCATCACCAATGACGGCGTCACCATCGCCCGCGAAATCGAACTTGAAGACCCGTTCGAAAACATGGGCGCCCAGCTCGTCAAAGAAGTCGCCACCAAGACCAACGACGTCGCCGGCGACGGCACCACCACCGCCACCCTGCTGGCCCAGGCCATGATCCGCGAAGGCATGCGCAACGTCGCCGCCGGCGCCAACCCGATGATCCTCAAGAAAGGCATCGAAAAAGCCGTCGCCGCCGTTGTCGAGGAAATCAAGAAGAGCGCCAAGAAAGTCGAGACCAAGGACGCCATCGCCCAGGTCGCTTCCATCTCGGCCGCTGACGAAGAAATCGGCAAACTGATCGCCGAAGCCATGGAAAAGGTCGGCAAAGACGGCGTCATCACCGTCGAGGAATCCAAAACCACCGGCACCGACCTCGAAGTCGTCGAAGGCATGCAGTTCGACCGCGGCTACATCTCGCCCTACATGATCACCGATACCGACAAAATGGAAGCCGTACTGAACGACCCCTACATCCTCATCACCGACCGCAAGATCGGCGCCATCGCCGACCTGCTGCCCGTCCTCGAAAAAGTCGTTCAGCAGGGCAAGGAACTGCTCATCATCGCTGAAGACGTCGAAGGCGAAGCCCTCGCCACCCTCGTCGTCAACAAACTGCGCGGCACCTTCCGGGCCGTCGCCGTCAAGGCTCCCGGCTTCGGCGACCGCCGCAAGGCCATGCTCGAAGATATCGCCACCCTCACCGGCGGCACCGTCATCACCGAAGAACTCGGCCGCAAGCTCGACAGCGTCCAGGTTGCCGACCTCGGCCGCGCCCGCCAGGTCCGCGTCGCCAAGGAAGAAACCACCGTTGTCGACGGCGCCGGCGCTGCTGACGCCATCAAGGCCCGCGTCGCCCAGATCAAGGCCCAGATCGAAGAATCCACCTCCGACTTCGACAAGGAAAAACTCCAGGAGCGTCTGGCCAAACTGGCTGGCGGCGTAGCCGTCATCCGTGTCGGCGCCGCCACCGAAGTCGAACTCAAAGAGAAGAAGCACCGTATCGAGGACGCTCTCAACGCCACCCGCGCCGCGGTTGAGGAAGGCATCGTCCCTGGCGGCGGCACCGCCTTCATCGACGTCCTGCCCGTGTTCGACAAACTCTCCGGCAGCGGCGACGAAATGACCGGCGTGGCCATCGTCAAGCGCGCCGTCGAAGAACCGGTCCGCCAGATCGCCAACAACGCCGGCCACGAAGGCTCGGTCGTCGTTGAGAACGTCAAGAAAGCCGGCCAGGGCAAAGGCTTCAACGCCCTCACCGAGCAATACGTTGATATGATCGCCGCCGGCATCGTCGACCCGGCCAAAGTTACCCGCTCCGCCCTGCAGAACGCCGCCTCGATCGCGGCCATGGTCCTGACCACCGAATCGCTCGTCGCCGACAAGCCGGAAAAAGAACCCCCGATGCCCCCCGGCGGCATGGGCGGCATGGGCGGCATGGGCGGCATGATGTAAAGAGAGCCGAGAACCCTTGATTTACTTGGGTTCCCGACTCCGGAAAGTGCCGATGTTAACATTTTGTTAACGGAATTCGCGAAAAAAATTAGAGGCTGTTCATGAGTTCATCGAACTTATGAGCAGCCTCTTTTTTCATGTCCTTGGTAACGTGCAGGTAAACTCTTTTGGTAGTATCGTCATCGGTATGCCCCAGGCGTTCCATAATTTCCTCAAGACCCACACCCGCCTCCGCCAGCAAGGATGTATGTGTATGTCTTAGTGAGTGAGGAGTAAGCTCCTGGTTTAAACCAGCTATTTTAAGCAACCGGGCCATGCGAGCTTCAATAAGCTTAAGGTATATTGGATACCCGGGATGCTTGTCGACACAAAAAACAAAATTCTCATTATGCCAAATATCTCTATTGCGCATTTTATACTTGTTTTGCCTAGCTTGATGCTTTTCTAATTCTTTTATTACATGTTGTGAAACAATGATAACGCGTTT is a window of Selenomonadales bacterium 4137-cl DNA encoding:
- the groES gene encoding co-chaperone GroES, which produces MIKPLGDRVVIKVLEKEEKTKSGIVLPDTAKEKPQEGKIVAVGTGKVLENGQRVALDVKEGDKVIFSKYAGTEVKIDGQEYLILSERDVLAIVE
- the groL gene encoding chaperonin GroEL (60 kDa chaperone family; promotes refolding of misfolded polypeptides especially under stressful conditions; forms two stacked rings of heptamers to form a barrel-shaped 14mer; ends can be capped by GroES; misfolded proteins enter the barrel where they are refolded when GroES binds) — protein: MAKQIVFDEEARRALEKGVNALANTVKVTLGPKGRNVVLDKKFGAPTITNDGVTIAREIELEDPFENMGAQLVKEVATKTNDVAGDGTTTATLLAQAMIREGMRNVAAGANPMILKKGIEKAVAAVVEEIKKSAKKVETKDAIAQVASISAADEEIGKLIAEAMEKVGKDGVITVEESKTTGTDLEVVEGMQFDRGYISPYMITDTDKMEAVLNDPYILITDRKIGAIADLLPVLEKVVQQGKELLIIAEDVEGEALATLVVNKLRGTFRAVAVKAPGFGDRRKAMLEDIATLTGGTVITEELGRKLDSVQVADLGRARQVRVAKEETTVVDGAGAADAIKARVAQIKAQIEESTSDFDKEKLQERLAKLAGGVAVIRVGAATEVELKEKKHRIEDALNATRAAVEEGIVPGGGTAFIDVLPVFDKLSGSGDEMTGVAIVKRAVEEPVRQIANNAGHEGSVVVENVKKAGQGKGFNALTEQYVDMIAAGIVDPAKVTRSALQNAASIAAMVLTTESLVADKPEKEPPMPPGGMGGMGGMGGMM